Proteins from a genomic interval of Parvivirga hydrogeniphila:
- a CDS encoding DUF3343 domain-containing protein translates to MLFRKKDRREAPDAHEASGLFLFDQVPDALWAERVLKRAGYDYALVAPPHHLRAGCDLAVAVPRVEHVGAERLLRESGVPVRGWVDDPGSSAAPVDLVTTVDFGDHLMVRAGNMKIVVDKNTLVIVNTSGGGCPDIPYLNVELVGRRLDEAPRPKSLGYTLCGLMLDRAYEEACALLGVEPA, encoded by the coding sequence ATGCTCTTCCGGAAGAAAGACCGCAGGGAGGCCCCGGACGCCCACGAGGCGTCCGGGCTCTTCCTGTTCGACCAAGTCCCGGACGCGTTGTGGGCGGAGCGCGTCTTGAAAAGAGCGGGGTACGACTACGCGCTCGTTGCGCCCCCGCACCACCTGCGGGCCGGCTGCGATCTCGCCGTCGCGGTGCCGCGCGTCGAGCACGTGGGCGCCGAGCGTCTGCTGCGCGAGTCAGGCGTGCCCGTGCGGGGCTGGGTCGACGATCCAGGCTCGTCGGCCGCACCTGTCGACCTCGTGACGACTGTGGACTTCGGAGACCACCTCATGGTGCGTGCGGGCAACATGAAGATCGTCGTCGACAAGAACACGCTGGTGATCGTCAACACCTCCGGCGGCGGCTGCCCTGACATCCCGTACCTCAACGTGGAGCTGGTCGGCAGGCGCTTGGACGAGGCTCCGCGACCGAAGTCGCTGGGGTATACGCTGTGCGGGCTGATGCTCGACCGCGCGTACGAAGAGGCGTGCGCTCTTCTAGGGGTGGAGCCGGCATGA
- a CDS encoding sulfurtransferase TusA family protein has protein sequence MVEVDVRGFSCPVPLMRTKKALEAEPEAITVLVDSGTAKANVVNLLKDSSYDVAIEETAEGWTIIGKKSS, from the coding sequence ATGGTCGAGGTCGATGTCAGAGGATTCTCGTGCCCGGTCCCGCTGATGCGCACGAAGAAGGCGCTCGAGGCAGAGCCGGAGGCGATCACCGTGCTCGTGGACAGCGGGACGGCGAAGGCGAATGTCGTGAACCTGCTCAAGGACAGCTCGTACGACGTAGCGATCGAGGAGACTGCCGAGGGCTGGACGATCATCGGCAAGAAGTCGTCGTGA
- the yedE gene encoding YedE family putative selenium transporter, which produces MSGRRMVGPSAWVFGAAGAFIGVVAAWLVSQGNPGNMGLCIACFLRDTVGFFGGTKANMGAVAYIRPEIVGLMLGAMAASLATKEFRPRGGSSTPLRFVLGFIFMTSALIFLGCTVRAWLRLAGGDLNAVYGILGIIVGVTVGALFLKSGYNLGRSVKLPAPVGWLGPVLAIVLLALALASSSGSAPMGFTVTKAKAFATGTTPPAVFLKGPDGKPATILKPEGATLAEDGSVVGADGAVVASAEAVAKAKPQPGGKRAPLYIALVAGLVLGVVAQRSRFCSIGGIRDVVLVRRFDLLFGVIGLLVGAFVANLVLGQFNLGFENQPIAHTDALGNFAAMTVAGLAAVMLGGCPFRQVIMSGEGDADAFAAVLGMMGGALFAHWYGIASSPKGLSQYGWPALAVMAVVLVAIALIKRERTA; this is translated from the coding sequence AACCCGGGGAACATGGGTCTGTGCATCGCGTGCTTCCTGCGCGATACGGTCGGCTTCTTCGGCGGGACCAAGGCCAACATGGGGGCGGTCGCCTACATCCGGCCGGAGATCGTCGGTCTGATGCTGGGTGCGATGGCCGCCTCCCTCGCCACGAAGGAGTTCCGGCCTCGTGGCGGATCCAGCACGCCGCTTCGATTCGTGCTCGGATTCATCTTCATGACCTCGGCGCTCATCTTCTTGGGCTGCACCGTCAGGGCGTGGCTGCGGCTGGCCGGCGGCGACCTCAACGCCGTCTACGGCATCCTCGGGATCATCGTCGGGGTCACCGTGGGCGCTCTGTTCTTGAAGAGCGGCTACAACCTCGGTAGGTCCGTGAAGCTGCCTGCGCCCGTGGGATGGCTTGGACCCGTGCTCGCAATCGTGCTGCTGGCTCTCGCGCTCGCATCGTCCTCGGGCTCCGCTCCGATGGGCTTCACCGTCACCAAGGCAAAGGCGTTCGCGACGGGCACGACGCCCCCCGCCGTCTTCTTGAAAGGCCCTGATGGCAAACCGGCGACGATTCTCAAGCCGGAAGGTGCCACGCTTGCCGAAGACGGCTCGGTCGTAGGTGCCGATGGCGCAGTCGTCGCGTCTGCGGAGGCAGTGGCGAAGGCCAAGCCGCAGCCAGGCGGCAAGCGTGCACCGCTGTACATCGCGCTCGTTGCCGGTCTCGTCCTCGGCGTCGTGGCGCAGCGAAGCCGCTTCTGCTCCATCGGCGGCATCCGTGATGTCGTGCTGGTGCGGCGCTTCGACCTGCTCTTCGGCGTGATCGGCCTGCTCGTCGGCGCGTTCGTTGCCAACCTCGTGCTCGGCCAGTTCAATCTCGGCTTCGAGAACCAGCCTATCGCGCACACCGACGCGCTCGGCAACTTCGCGGCGATGACTGTGGCCGGCCTCGCTGCTGTCATGCTCGGTGGATGCCCGTTCCGGCAGGTCATCATGTCCGGCGAGGGCGATGCCGACGCGTTCGCGGCCGTCCTGGGCATGATGGGAGGCGCGCTGTTCGCGCACTGGTACGGCATCGCGTCCTCACCGAAGGGGCTGTCGCAGTACGGATGGCCGGCGCTCGCTGTCATGGCAGTCGTTCTCGTCGCCATCGCGCTCATCAAGCGCGAGCGGACGGCGTGA